A window from Zingiber officinale cultivar Zhangliang chromosome 7A, Zo_v1.1, whole genome shotgun sequence encodes these proteins:
- the LOC121999207 gene encoding glucan endo-1,3-beta-glucosidase-like has product MTGIVRKATSIFLLSLFLLPYLMNGWTALATRILSGKGPWCVANPNAQTEVLQANIDYVCGIVIGACGAIQEGASCYTTDIVRRASYPMNAYFYMYGHKDINCYFNGTGRIVHDDPGYGNCVYPS; this is encoded by the exons ATGACGGGCATAGTGAGAAAGGCCACAAGTATATTTCTTTTATCTTTGTTTCTCCTCCCGTACCTAATGAATGGCTGG ACAGCGTTGGCGACAAGGATCTTGTCAGGCAAAGGGCCATGGTGCGTGGCCAATCCAAATGCGCAAACGGAGGTGCTCCAAGCGAACATCGACTATGTCTGCGGGATCGTCATAGGGGCTTGCGGCGCGATACAGGAAGGCGCCTCGTGCTACACCACGGACATCGTCAGGCGGGCATCCTACCCCATGAATGCCTACTTCTACATGTACGGCCACAAGGACATCAACTGCTACTTCAATGGTACTGGCCGCATCGTCCACGATGACCCCG GTTACGGGAACTGCGTATATCCTTCATGA